CAACCGGCCTCCAATCAGCGCTGGTGCTCCGACGTCTTCTTGCTCCCGTGCTGGAGCGGTGAGGTCATCTCGGTGGCCTTCGCCATTGATTGCCACGATCGCGAAGTCCCCGCGTTCGTCGCGTCGCCGCGGCCGTTGACCGGCGCCGATATTCGGACGCTGATGGACCGCACGCTGTGGGCGCGGTTCGGCGAAGCGACGCTCAAAGCCCCGCACGCGATTCAATGGCTCTCGGATAACGGTCCCCAATACACCGCGACGGCGACGGTGCTGTACGCGCACGAGCTCGGGCTCGTGCCGATCACCACGCCGGCGTATAGCCCGGAGAGTAACGGCCTGGCGGAAGCGTTCATCGGGACGTTCAAGCGGGACTACGTGGACGGCGCCGAGCTGCGGGACGCCGAGACGGTGCTGACTCAGATCGGTGACTGGTTCGCGGACTACAACACCCAGGCGCCGCACTCGGCGCTCGGGATGCGGAGCCCGCACGACTATCGCGCGGTGATGCTCCGGACCGCGGTTGACGCGGCGACCACGTCGCAGGCGATGCCGCATTTGGCTCAGGACGTGCGATCGCCTGGGGGGCCGCTATCTGAGTACCCCCCGAAAATCGGGTTTGAGTCGGTCCGTGCGAGCAGTTAACGTAAGCTCCCCGCCTGAGCAGAACTTCGGGGAGCACTCCACTGGGATCTAGCTGAGTGTGCTGGCGAAGAAGGAGTGGCCATGAAACTCGATACTCAACTACTGTCGACGCTAGCTGTCGTCGGTTTCTTCGTCGGTTGCTCCGTTTCCAATGTTGATACACCATCCTCGGTCGATCCGTCGTCCGCAGCGCGGGATCCAGGGGTGCGCGGCGGAGCCGCGGGCGCAGGTGCGCCAATCGCGGGACTGAC
The DNA window shown above is from Candidatus Polarisedimenticolia bacterium and carries:
- a CDS encoding IS3 family transposase; this encodes MTAICSVLRVARRTAYYVARARPGGRYHRADDETVLQQIRAVTNSRATYGYRRVWAMVNRTFRVGYNHKRIRRVMQLHGLMLAPRVHRRHGRPHVGQIRQPASNQRWCSDVFLLPCWSGEVISVAFAIDCHDREVPAFVASPRPLTGADIRTLMDRTLWARFGEATLKAPHAIQWLSDNGPQYTATATVLYAHELGLVPITTPAYSPESNGLAEAFIGTFKRDYVDGAELRDAETVLTQIGDWFADYNTQAPHSALGMRSPHDYRAVMLRTAVDAATTSQAMPHLAQDVRSPGGPLSEYPPKIGFESVRASS